Within the bacterium genome, the region GGATCTGGATTCGCAGCAAGGAATCGAGCGTGCCCGGCAGGTGCTGGCCGTGCGTCTTTCCAAGGAAATCGTACAGGGAGAGGTCCGGCGGGTACTCTTCCGTGAATTTTACACCCGTTAACAGGCGACATGCGGGAACGTATTCTCATCTTCGATTTCGGATCGCAGTACACCCAGTTGATCGCCCGGCGCGTCCGGGAGCTGGGGGTGTACAGCGAGATCCATCCGTGCACCGAGCCCTGGCGCCCGCTCATGGACGATCAGGTGCGCGGGGTGATCCTCTCGGGCGGGCCCTCGAGCGTCTACGAGGAGGACGCCCCCTCCTTCGATGTCGCGTTTTTCGATGAGCCGGTTCCTGTCCTGGGCATTTGCTACGGATTCCAACTCATGGCCCATCTGCTGGGCGGAACGGTGCGGCCGATCCGCGAGCGCGAGTTCGGCCGGGCGGAGCTGACGGTGGATGAGCCGGTCGGCCTCTTCCGCGGGCTGAACGGAAACGAGACGGTCTGGATGAGCCACGGCGATTCGATCGAGGTGCCGCCGCCGGGCTACCGCGCCATGGCGCACTCGAAGGGATCGCCCGTCGCCGCCATCGGCTCGGACGACGGCCGGCGGTTCGGCATTCAGTTCCACCCCGAGGTGGTGCACACCCCCCGGGGAAAAGAGATGCTCCGCAATTTCGTGAAGGATATATGCGAATGCCGGGGGGACTGGACGCCGCGCTCGTTCATTGACGAATCGGTCGAGCGGATCGCGGCGCAAGTCGGCGCGGGGGGTGTCATCTGCGGGCTCTCGGGCGGGGTGGACTCCTCGGTCGCGGCCCTCCTGGTGCACCGCGCCGTCGGCGAGCGCCTCACCTGCATCTTCGTGGACAACGGCCTTTTGCGAAAGGGCGAGGCGGAGGAGGTGTCCGAGACCTTCGGCCGGCGGCTGGAGATGAACCTCATCGCGGTGGATGCCCGGGCGGAGTTCCTCGGCGCCCTCGCCGGGGTCGCCGACCCCGAGCGGAAGCGGAAGATCATCGGCGAGTCCTTTATCCGCGTCTTCGAAAAGGAAGCGCGCAGGCTGGGGAACGTCAAATTCCTCGCCCAGGGGACGCTGTATCCCGACGTGATCGAGAGCGTCTCCTTCAAGGGCCCTTCGGCCACCATCAAGACCCACCACAACGTGGGGGGGCTCCCCGAGCGGATGGATTTCGCGCTCATCGAGCCCCTGCGCGAGCTCTTCAAGGACGAGGTGCGCGCCGTGGGCGAGGAGCTGGGGCTCCCGCGGGACCTCCTGTGGCGCCACCCCTTCCCGGGGCCGGGGCTCGCCGTGCGCGTTCTGGGCGATATCACCGAAGCGCGGCTGGACGTGCTGAAAGAAACCGACGCGATTTTCATCGAGGCCCTCCGCGAGAGCGGCTGGTACGACCGGGTCTGGCAGGCCTTCGCCGTCCTGCTTCCGGTCCAGACGGTCGGGGTGATGGGGGACGCGCGGACCTATGAGAACGCCGTCGCCCTGCGGGCCGTCACCAGCGAGGACGGGATGACGGCCGATTGGGCGCATCTTCCGCCCGAGTTGCTGGCCAGCGTCTCCACCCGGATCATCAACGAGGTGCGCGGGGTGAACCGCGTGGTATACGATATTTCCTCCAAGCCGCCCGCCACGATCGAATGGGAATGAGGCAAAATCCTCACCCTTGTTTTTGCAGTGTCCTCGCTAGAGGGTGAAGCAATGAACAAACTCTCCCGATTCCGAAAACTACTTTCGATCATTGGCGTCACATTGGTGCTCGGGATCAGTGCGTCTCAGGGCGCATGGGGAGGGTTCAAGGAAGGGTATGACTCTTTCAAGAGAAAAGACTATGCAATTGCAATGAAAGAGTGGAAATCACTTGCAGAGCAAGGCAATAAAAATGCGCAATATTTTTTAGGTTTTATGTATGAAACGGGACGAGGTGTTCCGAAAGACTACAAACTTGCGGTGGAGTGGTATCGCAAGGCGGCAGAGGGGGGATATGTAACCGCGCAGAACAGTCTGGGTGCGATGTATCAAACAGGGTTGGTGGTCCCGCGTGACAACAAGGAAGCGATGAAATGGCATCGTAAATCGGCGGATCAAGGAAATGTATTTGGGCAGTACAATCTGGGATTGATGTATGCAAATGGACAAGGCGTCCCGAGAGACGACGAACTTGCGGTGAAGTGGTATCGCAAGGCGGCAGAGCAGGGATATGCGCCTGCGCAGTCCGCTCTGGGTACGATGTACGAACTGGGACGAGGTGTTCCGGAAGGAGATGTTCCGAAAGACTACGAACTTGCGGTGAAGTGGTATCGCAAGGCAGCCGAGCAGGGATATGCGCCTGCGCAGACCAATCTGGGTGTGATGTACGAGCAGAGATATACATCTGCGCAGTCCGGTCTGGATAAGATGTACGAACCAGAACGAGATGTTTTGAAAGACGACAAACTTGCGGTGAAATGGTATCGCAAGGCAACAGAGCAGGGAAATGCAGAAGGGCAGAACAATCTGGGGGTCATGTATCAATACGGATTAGGTGTTCTTCAAGACTACAAACTTGCGGTGAAATGGTATCGCAAGGCGGCGGAGCAGGGATATGCCATCGCACAAGACCATCTGGGTGTGATGTATGCGGACGGGAAGGGTGTCTCGAAAAACAACAAAGAAGCAGCGAAGTGGTATCGCAAGGCGGCAGAACGCGGACATGCACATGCGCAGGCCAGTCTGGGCATGATGTATTGGAGAGGTCTGGACGTCCCGAAGGACAAAGCAATTTCCGATATGTGGATGAACCTGGCAGGGACAAATGGGTACAAGCCTGCGATTGACTGGTTTCGAGAACTTGCGGAAAAGGGTGAGGTATCCGCCATGTACCACCTGGGTGCGATATATTGGAGAGGTCTGGGCATCCAGAAAGACAACAAGAAAGCAGTGAAGTGGCTCCGTAAAGCAGCAGAACATGAAGATGTACGCGCGCAGGTTATTCTGGGTGTGATGCATGACAGAGGAGAAAGATTTTCAGACAGAGATGCTCCAAGGAATTACAAGGCAAACTACGAACTTGCGGTGCAGTGGTATCGCAAAGCAGCAGAACAGGGAAATGCGCGTGCACAGACCAATCTGGGCGTGGCGTACAGAAGAGGACAAGGTGTTCCAAAAGACTATAAACTTGCGGTGCAGTGGTATCGCAAGGCGGCAGAGCAGGGATATGCACGTGCGCAGAACAATCTGGGATTTATGTACCGAATCGGGCTGGGTGTTCCGAAAGACAACAAGGAAGCAGCAAAGTGGTATCGCAAGGCGGCGGAGCAGGGATTGGTGCATGGACAATACAATCTGGGTGTGATGTATGCGGGCGGGAAGGGTGTCCCGAAAGACAACAAGGAAGCAGTGAAGTGGTATAGCAAGGCGGCGGATCAGGGGCTTGCCGATGCACAGTTCAGGCTGGGTTGGATGCATGGGTCCGGGAAGGCCATTCCGAAAGACGATATCGTTTTTTACATGTGGATGAAATTGGCAGGAGCAAATAAACATAAACTTGCCGTCAGAACCCTGGATATTCTTGGAAAGAGAATGACCTCATCGCAAATCGAAGAAGCACAACGTCTCACAAAAGAATGGATGGAAAACATGGGAAGAAGTAAAGCATATGTGCATGATGGCTTGTAGCATATCCGCAATCGAATGGGAGTAGGAATGCCTGAGAGCTTCGTCCACCTCCACGTTCACAGCCAGTACAGCCTGCTGGACGGCGTCACGCGCATTGACGAGCTGGTGAAGCAAGCCGCCGCGCTCGGGATGCCGGCGGTCGCGCTCACCGATCATGGCAACATGTTCGGGGCGGCGAAGTTCTACAACGCGGCGAAGAAGGCAGGCGTCAAGCCCATCGTCGGCTGCGAGGTCTACGTCGCCCCGGGGAGCCGCCACGACCGGGGCAGCGGGCGGGGCACCGGCCGGGCCTGGCACATGATCCTCCTCGCCCAGAACGATGCGGGCTACAAGAATCTGTGCGAACTCGTCACCCTCGGCTTCACCGAGGGGATGTACTATCACCCCCGCATCGACCGGGAGATCCTTGAGTCGCGCGCCGAGGGCCTCATCTGCACCACGGCCTGCCTGCGCGGGGAGGTGAACGACGCCCTCCTGCAGGATGACGGGGAGAAGGCGCGGGCCGCGGCGGCCTACTACAAGGAACTCTTCCCGGGCCGCTTCTACATGGAACTGCAGGACCACGGCCTCGTCGAGGACAGGAAACTCATTCCCGAGGCCATCCGCCTTGCCCGGGAGATGGACATCCCCCTCATTGCCGCGAACGATGTCCACTATCTCGAGAAGGGCGACCACACCCTGCAGGACGTTCTGATCTGCGTTCAGACGGGCAAGACGCTCGATGATCCCAACCGAATGATGATCAAGAGCGAGGAATTTTATCTCAAGAACGCAGAAGAGATGTCCGCGCTCTTCCGGGAAGTGCCCGAGGCGATCACGAACACGCTCGAGATCGCCGGGCAGTGCGATTTCGCCTTCAACTTCGGCGAGTCGCACTATCCCGACTTTCCGATCCCCGGCGGTGAGGACAAAAAAACATATCTTCGTGGCTTGGCGGAAGAGGGCTTGGAGCGGCACATCGCACGGAAGGGGTTCTCCGGCGGGGAAGCCGCCCGCTACCGCGAGCGCCTCGCCATGGAGCTCGGCGTCATCAACACCCAGGGCTACGAGGGGTATTTCCTCGTCGTCTGGGACTTCATCCGCCACGCCAAGGAGCAGGGCATCCCCGTGGGGCCGGGACGGGGTTCGGCGGCGGGCAGCCTGGCCGCCTTCGCGCTGGGCATCACGGGGCTCGATCCGCTTCCCTACTCGCTGTTGTTCGAGCGCTTCCTGAATCCCGAGCGCGTGAGTCCGCCCGACATCGATATCGACTTCTGCATGGACCGGCGCGATGAGGTGATCCGCTACGTCGCGGAGAAATACGGCCGCGAGAACGTGGGCCAGATCATCACCTTCGGGAGCATGCTCGCCAGGGGGGCGCTCCGCGACGTGGGCCGGGTGATGGACATACCCTATGGCGAGGTGGATCGCATCGCCAAGCTCGTCCCCAACGAGCTCAGGATCACCCTCGATGAAGCGCTGAAGAAAGAGCCCCGGCTGCGCGAGGCGACCGAGCGCAACCCCCACGTGGGCCGTCTGATGGAGACGGCCCGCAAGCTCGAGGGCAACATCCGCCACGCCGGAACCCACGCCGCCGGGGTGGTGATCGCCCCCTCGAGGCTGACCGACTTCGTCCCCCTGTATAAGGGAACGGGCGAGGAGGTCATGACACAGTTCGACATGAAGGACATCGAGGAGCTGGGCCTTCTCAAGATGGACTTCCTGGGTCTCAAGACCCTGACCGTCATCGAGCGTGCGGTGGCGCTCCTGCGGGACATGGGCGAGACGGTGGACATCGAAAACCTTCCCTTCGACGACGCCGCCACCTACCGGCTTCTCTCGCAGGGGCAGACGACGGGCATCTTCCAGCTCGAGAGCCGGGGCATCCGCGAGTACCTCCGAAAGCTGGCCCCCACCACCTTCGAGGACCTCATCGCCATGGTGGCCCTCTACCGCCCCGGCCCCCTGAACAGCGGCATGGTGGACACCTTCATCAACCGCAAGCACGGCCGCGCCGAAATCCAGTATTTCTTCGACGAGCTTCGCCCCATCCTCGAGGGCACCTACGGCGTCATGGTGTACCAGGAGCAGGTCATGCAGATCGCGGCGGAGCTCTCGGGCTTCTCGCTGGGCGCTGCGGATGTCCTTCGCAAGGCCATGGGCAAGAAGATCCCCAAACTGATGCAGGAGCAGCAGCGCGATTTCGTCGAGGGCGCCGCCTCGCGCGGCAAAGACAGGAAAAAGACGGAAGAGCTCTGGGATCAGATTCTCCAGTTCGCCGGCTACGGTTTCAACAAGAGCCACAGCGCCGCTTATGCGCTCATCACCTACCGGACGGCCTATCTGAAGGCCCACTACCCGCGTCAGTTCATGGCGGCCCTCCTCACCTGCGACCGGGACAACCCGGACAAGGTCATCAAGGACATCGCCGAGTGCCGGGAGATGGAGATCGCCGTGCTGCCGCCCGATGTGAACGCCAGCGGCAAGGACTTCATCGTCGAGGGCGAGGCGATCCGCTTCGGGCTGGCGGCGGTGAAGAACGTGGGCGTCGGGGCGGTGGACGCCGTGCTCGAGAGCCGGGGGGCGGACGGCCCCTTCCGCAGCCTCGAGGATTTCTGCCGCAGGGTGGAGCTGCGCCAGCTCAACCGGCGGGCCATGGAGAGCCTGATCAAGGCGGGCGCCTTCGACAGCCTCGGCACCGGCCGGGCGCAGTCGGTGGCCTCGCTCGATGCGGTGCTTGAGTCGGCCGCCCGCGAGCAGCGGAACACGGCGGTGGGCCAGGGGAGCCTGTTCGCCCCCGAGGATGCGGTGGTCTCCACTCTTGCGATGACCGATGTCCCCGAGTGGCCCGACCGGGACCGGCTGGCGTTCGAGCGCGAGGTGCTGGGTTTTTATGTCTCGGGGCATCCGCTCGACGATTACCAGAGTCTCATCCGCCGCCTGACGAACGCCACGTCGCTGAGCCTGTCGGATATCTCCTCCGGCCAGCGCGTCCGGATGGCGGGTCTGATCCGCTCCTCCCGGATCCGCACCACGCGGAGCGGGAAGCGGATGGCCAATTTCGTTCTCGAAGATCGGGAGGGGACGGTGGACATGCTCCTTTTCCCGAGCGATTTCGACGCCCACTACACCCTCCTCGAGACCGAAGCGCCGGTCTTTATCGAGGGGGTGGCCGAGGTTTCCGAGGAGGGCGTCCAGGTCGCGGTGCGGGGCATCCGCCTTCTCTCGGAGGCCGAGCGGGGGATGGCCAACCGCCTGGTGGTTTCCCTCTCGGACGCCCAGCACAGCCACAACCGGCTCGCCGCCCTGCGCGACATCCTGGTACGGTACCCGGGGGACTGCCCCGTCTATTTCAACCTCAGCTTCCCGGATCGCGAGGTGGTGGTCGAGGCGGGCCGCGACTATGTGGTGGCGCCGACCGAGGCGCTTTCCAGTGAACTCGAGGCGCTCGTGGGCCCGGAGGCGGTGTTTTTTGAGTGAGGCCGCTCCCCCGCCGGACATTCATGCCGCGTTCTGGGGCCGGATGGGTTTCGGGGCGGCCTGGGAGCTTCAGGAGCGGCTCTGGTGGGCGCGTGCCGAGGGCCGGCTGGCGCAGGACATCCTTCTTCTTCTGGATCACAATCCGGTCCTGACACTGGGGCAGGGCGGCACGGAGGAAAATGTTCTCCATCGGCGCTCGCCGGAGGATGAAAAGGAAGTTCCCATCGTCCGCGTGAACCGGGGCGGGGAGGTGACCTTCCACGGGCCGGGCCAGCTCATGCTCTATGCGATCTGCGATCTGCGCTGCCGTGACCGCGATGTGCACGCCCACTGCCGCCGGCTGGAGGAGGTCTTTCTCCGGTATCTGGCGCGCAAAGGCTTCGAGGCCCACCGCCGCCCCGGGATGCCGGGGCTCTGGGTCGGGGGGGAGAAGATACTGGCCCTTGGGGTGGGCGCCCGCCGTTGGGTGACGATGCACGGAGTGGCTTTTAATGTGTCCACAGATTTGCGCTATTTCGATATGATTCACCCTTGCGGCGAGGTAGGGGGACGGGTGACCTCACTCGAGCGGCTGATGGGTGCGGCTCCCTCGCTGGGCGAGGTGGCCGAGGAGTTGCTGCCCGTGTGCGCCGATGTGTTTGGCGGGCGAATCTATCAAGACAAAGACGGGCTTTCGGCCTACCTGGAGAAAGCCGCGCCTGCTGGAGAGGAGAGAAAGTGAAACGCACGCAAGTGATGTGGATGGTGTTCGCGGCGGCGGCTCTGCTGGCCGATGCGGCATGGGCCGCGCAGACGGGCGCCCCTGGCTGGGGCGGATTCACCCCGCGTGTGTGGGAACTCGCCAAGCGGGGCGGCTATACCATGATCCCGATAGGGCTCTGCTCGGTGGTGGCGATTGCGGTTACCCTGGAGCGCATCTTTTCGCTGCGGCGGAAAAAAGTGCTTCCCCCCCAGTTGGTCCACGCGCTGGAGAACTACTGGCGGCGCGGCGATTTCGATGAGGCGATCCGCGTCTGCGAGCGCTTCGATGTGCCCTTCGCGCGGATACTCAGGGCCGGTCTTGTCCGCCGCCATCTGGGCATCTCCGAGATGGAGCGGGCCATGGTGGGGGCAGGGCAGCACGAGTCCACCGTCATCTCCCGCAACCTGCGCTCCCTCGGCGTCATCGCCAACCTCGCGCCGATGCTCGGGCTGTTCGGAACCGTGGTGGGCATGATCCGCGCCTTCGACGTGATCAGCCGCTTCGGCACGGGCAACCCGAGCCTGGTGGCCGAGGGAATTTCAGAGGCGCTCCTGACGACGGCGGCGGGGCTCCTGGTGGGGATTCCCTCGCTGGCGGCCTACCATTTCTTCCTCGCG harbors:
- a CDS encoding tetratricopeptide repeat protein, which gives rise to MNKLSRFRKLLSIIGVTLVLGISASQGAWGGFKEGYDSFKRKDYAIAMKEWKSLAEQGNKNAQYFLGFMYETGRGVPKDYKLAVEWYRKAAEGGYVTAQNSLGAMYQTGLVVPRDNKEAMKWHRKSADQGNVFGQYNLGLMYANGQGVPRDDELAVKWYRKAAEQGYAPAQSALGTMYELGRGVPEGDVPKDYELAVKWYRKAAEQGYAPAQTNLGVMYEQRYTSAQSGLDKMYEPERDVLKDDKLAVKWYRKATEQGNAEGQNNLGVMYQYGLGVLQDYKLAVKWYRKAAEQGYAIAQDHLGVMYADGKGVSKNNKEAAKWYRKAAERGHAHAQASLGMMYWRGLDVPKDKAISDMWMNLAGTNGYKPAIDWFRELAEKGEVSAMYHLGAIYWRGLGIQKDNKKAVKWLRKAAEHEDVRAQVILGVMHDRGERFSDRDAPRNYKANYELAVQWYRKAAEQGNARAQTNLGVAYRRGQGVPKDYKLAVQWYRKAAEQGYARAQNNLGFMYRIGLGVPKDNKEAAKWYRKAAEQGLVHGQYNLGVMYAGGKGVPKDNKEAVKWYSKAADQGLADAQFRLGWMHGSGKAIPKDDIVFYMWMKLAGANKHKLAVRTLDILGKRMTSSQIEEAQRLTKEWMENMGRSKAYVHDGL
- the dnaE gene encoding DNA polymerase III subunit alpha, translating into MPESFVHLHVHSQYSLLDGVTRIDELVKQAAALGMPAVALTDHGNMFGAAKFYNAAKKAGVKPIVGCEVYVAPGSRHDRGSGRGTGRAWHMILLAQNDAGYKNLCELVTLGFTEGMYYHPRIDREILESRAEGLICTTACLRGEVNDALLQDDGEKARAAAAYYKELFPGRFYMELQDHGLVEDRKLIPEAIRLAREMDIPLIAANDVHYLEKGDHTLQDVLICVQTGKTLDDPNRMMIKSEEFYLKNAEEMSALFREVPEAITNTLEIAGQCDFAFNFGESHYPDFPIPGGEDKKTYLRGLAEEGLERHIARKGFSGGEAARYRERLAMELGVINTQGYEGYFLVVWDFIRHAKEQGIPVGPGRGSAAGSLAAFALGITGLDPLPYSLLFERFLNPERVSPPDIDIDFCMDRRDEVIRYVAEKYGRENVGQIITFGSMLARGALRDVGRVMDIPYGEVDRIAKLVPNELRITLDEALKKEPRLREATERNPHVGRLMETARKLEGNIRHAGTHAAGVVIAPSRLTDFVPLYKGTGEEVMTQFDMKDIEELGLLKMDFLGLKTLTVIERAVALLRDMGETVDIENLPFDDAATYRLLSQGQTTGIFQLESRGIREYLRKLAPTTFEDLIAMVALYRPGPLNSGMVDTFINRKHGRAEIQYFFDELRPILEGTYGVMVYQEQVMQIAAELSGFSLGAADVLRKAMGKKIPKLMQEQQRDFVEGAASRGKDRKKTEELWDQILQFAGYGFNKSHSAAYALITYRTAYLKAHYPRQFMAALLTCDRDNPDKVIKDIAECREMEIAVLPPDVNASGKDFIVEGEAIRFGLAAVKNVGVGAVDAVLESRGADGPFRSLEDFCRRVELRQLNRRAMESLIKAGAFDSLGTGRAQSVASLDAVLESAAREQRNTAVGQGSLFAPEDAVVSTLAMTDVPEWPDRDRLAFEREVLGFYVSGHPLDDYQSLIRRLTNATSLSLSDISSGQRVRMAGLIRSSRIRTTRSGKRMANFVLEDREGTVDMLLFPSDFDAHYTLLETEAPVFIEGVAEVSEEGVQVAVRGIRLLSEAERGMANRLVVSLSDAQHSHNRLAALRDILVRYPGDCPVYFNLSFPDREVVVEAGRDYVVAPTEALSSELEALVGPEAVFFE
- the guaA gene encoding glutamine-hydrolyzing GMP synthase, producing the protein MRERILIFDFGSQYTQLIARRVRELGVYSEIHPCTEPWRPLMDDQVRGVILSGGPSSVYEEDAPSFDVAFFDEPVPVLGICYGFQLMAHLLGGTVRPIREREFGRAELTVDEPVGLFRGLNGNETVWMSHGDSIEVPPPGYRAMAHSKGSPVAAIGSDDGRRFGIQFHPEVVHTPRGKEMLRNFVKDICECRGDWTPRSFIDESVERIAAQVGAGGVICGLSGGVDSSVAALLVHRAVGERLTCIFVDNGLLRKGEAEEVSETFGRRLEMNLIAVDARAEFLGALAGVADPERKRKIIGESFIRVFEKEARRLGNVKFLAQGTLYPDVIESVSFKGPSATIKTHHNVGGLPERMDFALIEPLRELFKDEVRAVGEELGLPRDLLWRHPFPGPGLAVRVLGDITEARLDVLKETDAIFIEALRESGWYDRVWQAFAVLLPVQTVGVMGDARTYENAVALRAVTSEDGMTADWAHLPPELLASVSTRIINEVRGVNRVVYDISSKPPATIEWE
- the lipB gene encoding lipoyl(octanoyl) transferase LipB; this encodes MSEAAPPPDIHAAFWGRMGFGAAWELQERLWWARAEGRLAQDILLLLDHNPVLTLGQGGTEENVLHRRSPEDEKEVPIVRVNRGGEVTFHGPGQLMLYAICDLRCRDRDVHAHCRRLEEVFLRYLARKGFEAHRRPGMPGLWVGGEKILALGVGARRWVTMHGVAFNVSTDLRYFDMIHPCGEVGGRVTSLERLMGAAPSLGEVAEELLPVCADVFGGRIYQDKDGLSAYLEKAAPAGEERK
- a CDS encoding MotA/TolQ/ExbB proton channel family protein; this encodes MKRTQVMWMVFAAAALLADAAWAAQTGAPGWGGFTPRVWELAKRGGYTMIPIGLCSVVAIAVTLERIFSLRRKKVLPPQLVHALENYWRRGDFDEAIRVCERFDVPFARILRAGLVRRHLGISEMERAMVGAGQHESTVISRNLRSLGVIANLAPMLGLFGTVVGMIRAFDVISRFGTGNPSLVAEGISEALLTTAAGLLVGIPSLAAYHFFLARGNRFLFEIESIALELLQVLAIRTQADSQARPAAPEKE